The DNA sequence TACCAGCTGCAGATCTTGCGGCCCGCTCCCGGTACGTCGGCCAGCGGCGCGGCCTCCGGGCCACGGACGTGCCGGACCGACGGTGCGAAGGTGATCGTCCCGGCGGTGCGGTCAGCGACGAAGACGTGCTGGTCCTCATGATCGACTCCGAAGTGTGGCACCTGCCGCCAGAGTCGATAGCTGATCCCGTCCTGACGGATCGCCGGCACCCGCTGGTCCAGCTCACCCTGGTGCACCTCGACCCCGATCAGCAGGTCGGCCCCGTCGCCCGAGTCGAGGACGATCGGCGGATGGGCGACGGTGAAGCTCTGCCCGCCCAGTCCGGTGCCGGTGCCCAACATCTCGGCATGGTTGAGGTCGCAGTTGAGCGCGGTCGCGGTGGTGGTGGTCTCGCCCGCGTCGATCACGGCCTCAACGATGGTGGTGAACACGGGACCGGATCGGGCGGTGGTGACGCGCGTCCCCCTGGGGATGACGAGTCGTCGATCGCCCGGTTTGCGCAACGAGAACGTCAGCTCCACCGAAGCAGCGGCCGGGGGCGTCAGGGTCACCCCGACCAGGTTCAGGAACTGGACGAACGCCTTGTCCGGGATCCGGTTCAGCCGGTAGAGCATCGAGTCGGTGAGGTAGGCGAAGAGCTCCAGCAGGGTGACGCCCGGGTCCCCCGGCGACAGGTCGGTCCAGTCGGGACAGCGGGCCGGAATCATCGCCTTGGCTTCGGCCAGCAGCTGGGCGAAGTCACGGTCGTCCAGGTTGGGTACCGGTAGCGGCATGTCAGACCTCCTCGGATCCTGAGTCGAGCAGCAGGCCGACCGAGAGGGAGTCCACGCCCCCACCCAGTCGCGGTTGGTAGTCGAGAACGACGTCGAGACGATGTGGCTCGTCGGGCGCCCGGGCCGCGTCGATGTTGAGGATTCGGACCCGCGGCTCGAACCGCTCCACCGCCTGTCGCACGTAGTGGATGGCCAGCCCGGCGGTGGTGTCGTCGTTGGGCGCGAACGCCAGCGCGAGCAGCTCGCAGCCATAGTCAGGACGCATCACCCGCTCCCCCGGGAACGTCGACAGCAGGATCAGCAACGACTGACGCAACAAGGCGGCGTTCTCCACCCGCTCGAGCCGCCCGACCGCGTTGCAGACCAGCCCGACACCCGTCGTCTGGTCGAAGTCTGGATGGGCGAACCGCAGCCCGGACAGGACGTTCATGGCGTCTCCCCGACCAGGCTCTGAGCCGGGTTCACCACCTCGTAGTGCACCGCCCCGGGCGGCGTACCGTCGGTGAAACCGTCAAGATCGGCACGGACGACGAAGCGCCCCATGATCCGGATGTAGGTGGACTGGCCGGCGCGCATGGCGAGGGTATTGGTGCACGGCTTGATCGCGACCCCGATGTTGGGGCACCCGTTGATCGGTCTGCCGACCGGGTCGGGGACGACCAGCACCTGCCGCCCGTCGATCCGGACCAGGTCCTGGGTCGGCTGCTGCGGCGACCGGCCCAGCCGGTGGGTGCAACGCACATCGGCGTCCTGGGTCAGCCAGAGGACGGCGTCGGGCATCTCAACCTCGCTCGAAGTCTATGGTCTGGGCCCGGAACAGCAGTCGCCGTCCGGGCGCCTCAACGGTCAGGTTCGCCTCGCTGTGCAGCAGAACGGCGTCAGCGGTCATCTCGATCCGGCTGCCGGCCGCATTGCTGATCACCACCGCATCGCCATCACGGTTCAGCAGCATCCGTTGCCCGTCGGGGGTGGCGAACGAGAACCGGCGTACGGCGCGCTCCGAGACGCCGGCGGCCTCGGCCGGCAGGGTGCCGGCGAACAGACCCCCGAGGACGACGCCGCGACCGGGGTCGTCGGCCGGCTGCAGGAGGACGACGGTGTCTCCGTTGTCCGGCTGGCAGAGCAGGCCCTTGTCCCGGCCGGCACCGAGCGCCATCACCGGCAGCCACTCGGTCTCCATCCCGTCCAGGGCAGGCAGTCGCACCCGCACCCGGCCGGCGAGGTCTGGGTCCTCCACGTCGACCACCTCCGCCAGAGCGAGCACGGTCGCCGACCGCGACTGCGTCGGTACGGCCGGGGTCGGGGGGTCCTCGGCGGCGAGGATGCAGACATAGCCGCTGACCGCATCCACCAGATGCTCGACCATGGTGATCTGGTGCGGTCCGGCGAGGTCGGTATCCACCCCCTCGATCTGGAGCAGGTCACCGGGCCGCCACTCCGCGTCACCGCGGACCACCGCCCGGAGGGTCACTGCCGCCCGCGCCCGCGCCTCCAGCTCCGCCCGCGCCGACCCTTCGGCCTGGTCGGTGGAGGCCCAGATCCGACCCGCCTGGACGCGCTCGCCGCTTCCCCCGAGCCGGTCCAGCTGGGCGGCCACCGACGCGCCACCTTGCGCACCGGTGGCCGTCACGTCCCAGACGGCACGCTCGACCGGATCCCAGCCGAGCGCACGTACGGAGTCGGTGGCCGCGGTCGCGTCGCTGGCGACCGTCACCTCCAGCAGGTCCTCACCCCACGTCAGCCGGCGCAGGTCGCCACTCGGGCGCCAGGAGGACAGCCGGAGCTGGTCCTGGTCCTGGTCCAGCTGCCACCACAGGCCGGCCTCGGCCACCAGCCGGCTCACCAGGTCGAGATCGGACTGGCCCTGCTGGATGACTCTGGGCAGCCGTGGCCCCGGGGTCTCGGCGTCCACTCCCAGCCCGTAGTCACCGGCGACCGCCTGCACCAGGTCGGCGACGGTGAGATCGGTCATGGTGCGGATCGGTGCGTTCTGGCGCAGCCGGTGGCTCCGGTCGAAGCCACGCAGCACCACCCGGTGCGTCCCGTCCGGGCCCAGGTGGTGCCGGATGGCCACCACCTCGCCCTCGAACAGCTCCCGCGACGCACCCTCGAGTCTGAGCGTGAGGGCCTGTCCGTGCGTGAGCTGCAGGCTACCGCTCGGTGCCGCCAGGTCGACTTCGCAGACCGACGGGGTCGACACCTCGTAACGCACCCGGACCGGGCCCAGAGCTGCGGCCGTCGGCACCGGCAGCTCGTGTCCGTCCACCTCGACGGTGACCTTCGGCACCGAGAGGACCGCTGTGCCGCCGGAACTGACCGCGGACATCTACATCGCCCCTGTCGGTGGCTCGGGGATGACCAGCGCGGCCCCGGGTGGCGCCCAGGGCGCGCTGTCCAGCCCGTTGGCTGCGGCGATCAGCCGCCAGAGCCAGGAACGTCCGCCGTAGTAGCGGGCGGCCAGCTCGTCCAGCCGCTCTCCCCCGGTCTGAGACCCGTCCGGGCCCACACCGGGACTGAGCGCGTTGTGGATCTCCTGCGGTTCGGCCGCCTGCGCCAGAGTGGTCAGCTCCTCGCCGGCGGGCAGCGTGCCGGGCACGGGGTCGGCTGCCGGCGGGGTGGGATCCGGCACCCGGCGGAGCCGCATCCTCAGCCAGGATCGGGTCGGGGTCCCACCGGAGTCGAACCGCTCCAGCCGCTCGGCCACCGACTCGACGACCGCCAGCACGTTCCACGGCTTGCCCCACAGGAACCGTACGGTCGTCATCCGGGCACCGTCCATCGAGGGCTCCTGGTTCTCCGCCAGGTCCCACAACGGCTTGGTCAGCTGGCGTACGTCCGTGACCGGCGGCGTCTCGGGCGCCAGGCTGACGTCGAACAGCAGGTCGAGGTCGATCTCCGTCCGGCCTCCCCCGGTGTGCAGCAGGACGTCGTCGCTGAGGGCGCTGCCGGTGATCGGCCCGGTCGCAGCCATCGGACGGCGCAGCCCGGCCCGTCGACGTTGGACCAGGTGTTCGGGGTTGAGCAGGCAGGTGATCCGGTTGCCGCTGTCGGTGACGATGAAGGTGACGCGCTCCATCATCGCCTCCGCTGCTCGTTGATCACGGGATCGGTGCGCTGCTCCTGGAGCAGCTCCCAGAGCCGAGCCACGGCTCCGGTTCCCGGCTCATCGTCGTCCGGCTCGGGCAGCGTCGGCCACCGGTCTGCCACCGGCTGCCGGCTCTCGCTCGGGCGCGGCATGGCGGTGGGCGGCGGTGTGGGTGCCTGCTGTACAGGTGGGACGACCGTCCGCGCCCTGAGCCTGTCGAAGGGCTGCCCGTCGGCTGACGGCTGGAGGGTGGTGGTGTCGGCTGACGGCTGGAGGGTAGTGGTGTCGGCTGACTGCTGGGGGGTGGTGGTCGGCCGGACCTGGAACCGCCGAGCCGGCGGGGGCGGAGCAGTCTGGGTGCGTGCCGGGGGGTGTCTCTCGTCATCCGCGGCCACGACCCCGGTCGGGACGAGCCGACCCCGGCGAACCGGTCGCCGGTCCGGTGGCCGCTCCCCCTCCTCCCGCCGCAGATCGTCCTTGGGCCGGTCGACACCGTCCCGGCCGACCCCGGCCTGGTCGGTCCGAGGCTCGCCAGTGCCCCGCCGACCCGTCGGGCCGGTTGACCACGGCCAGCCGGTCTCGGCTGGAGAGGGCTGAGGCTCCGAGCTTGGGCGTGTTGCGCCGAGTCCCGGTGAGTGCGGAGTGCCACGATCGGCGGTCGGTCCGGTCGGTCGCCGGACGTCCGCGGCCGGGGTCGGGCTCCCCCTGTCCGTGGAGCGGTCTGTCGAACCGTCGGCCGTCTCCGCAGCGGTCCCGGCGACCTTGACCGCGGCCCAGCGCCGGCCCCGGTCCACCACCCGGTGCAGGGCACTGGGTCGCTGCGACTCCACCCACCGGTGGTTCTGCCGCGGGTGCGTCGCGAGCAGGGTCGGTGGAACGGTGACCGGGGTGGGTTGGTCGAGCTTCCCGCCCTCCGCCGGTGCGGCGGGCCGCAGCCAGACGGGATCGTGGGCGTTGACGTAGTCCAGCCAGGCCTGCGGAGGGCCCGAGCTGTCGCCCGGGCGACCGGGCTCCGGCCTGCTCCGCTCCTCGTCGGACACCGCCCGGCCGACGCTGCGGGCCAGTTCGCGCAGCAGCACGCCGAACGAGGACACCACCCCTCGGAAGGCGGTGCGCACTCCGCTCGTCCCGCTGCCGGCGCTGGTCATGGTCAGGCCGCCCGCCCGAGCGACTCATAGGCGAGCACGATCTCCTCGACCGCGACCTCCCTGGCAGTGGCGCGCAGCACCGCCCCGATCCATCGCTTGGGGAAGGCACCAACGAGGTCCCACTGGAGCACCGGTTGTGACCCGGCCGAGTCCAACAGCACGATCGAGACGCCCTTCCGCTCGACGGCGCCGCGGACCGTAGCCGAGAACCAGTCCCACATCACCGTCGACGACGTCAGGCCATAGCGGAGCGAGATGTCGTGGTACGTGGTGATGGTGGGGATCTGGTGCACCAGCTGGGACTGGCCGGCCTCGCGATACTCCGCGGTGCCCACGTCGACCACCGGAGCCGAGCACTCGGTGAAGTGGGCGACGGCCTCGCCGCCGATCATGATCTTGAAGTTGAAGGCGGGGAACGGGTCCACCCACGTTCCGACTGCACTCTCAGCCACGGCTGCTTCCCTCCTCGGTGATGGTGCCACCAGAGAACTGGCAGACCTGGAACACGATGAACTCGGCGGGTTTGACCGGCGCCATGCCGATCTCCACGGTCAACCGTCCGGCGTCAATCTCCTCCGGTGGGTTGGTCTCCTCGTCGCACTTGACATAGAACGCCTCGGCGGGGGTGCGGCCCATCAGCGCGCCATCGCGCCAGAGCCGGGTCAGGAAGGCCGACACATCGGCCTTGACCAGGTTCCACAGCAGCCGGTCGTTCGGTTCGAACACGATCCAGCTGGTGCCCTGGGCGATCGACTCCTCCACCATGCAGAACAGGCGGCGCACCGGCAGGTAGCGCCATTCCGGTGCGCTCGGGCCGGCCCCGGTCCGCGCGCCCCACGGACGGATGCCCAGTCGGTCGAAGAACCTGATCACGTTCACACCGGCACTGTTGAGCTCGCCCTGTTCGGCGGGGGTGACCCGCCGCTCCACCCCGACCACGCCCCGCAGCACCTCGTTGGCCGGCGCCTTGTGCACGCCGCGCAATGAGTCGGTCCTGGCCCACACCCCGGCCATGTGCCCGGACGGCGGAGCCAGCACCGGCTTTCCGGTGTTGAGGTCCATCACCACCAACCACGGGTAGTAGCGCGCGCTGTACAGCGACGGACGAGGGGCGTCCGCGTCTGGTTCGCCGGACCGGCGCGGCGGGTGTTGCCCCCCACCCTCGCCGGCATCGGCTGCCGGCGTCGCATCGGAGTCGGGCACCTCGACCCCGGCCACCCGGGTGAGCGACATCAGGTCCTTGATGCCCTGCTTCGGGTCGAGGATCGCCAGCCGGTCCCGCATCAGCTCACAGTGCGTCATCAGGGCGTCGTAGTCGGCCGGGTCGGTGAAGCCGGGGGCGGCGACGATGGCCACCTCCTCGATGGCCTCGAGGACCGCCAGCCCGGGCCGTTCGGCGGTGCCGGTCAGCGTGCCGGAGGGTCCGATGTCGAGGATGTAGCAGCGGGAGCCGCCGTTCAGGAAGAACCCGTTGACGGCGTGCGCCAACGGCGTCATCGGTCCCTCGCCGAGGAACGTGTTGGCGAACTGGCTCCAGTTCGTGATGGCCACCGGCCCACTCGGTGCGTCCGGTTTGCCACCGGTACCGATGAAGGCGGGGGTGGAGGTGCCGGTGGACTCGATCGGATGTGCCTTGCTCGGCACCTCCTCCACGTACACCCCCGGCGTGCGGTAGATCGGCATGGTCAGTTCCCTCTCTCTTGGTCTGCAGGCGTCTCGGGATGGGCGGGCGTGTCTTGGTCTGCTGGCTCGGCCTGGTGGTCGGCCGCCCCCAGTACGTCGATCACGATGTCGACGTCCTGGCGGTCGGCGCCGGACTGCTCGGCCAGGTCGTGTCGGGCGGAGAGGCCCTTGGCGGTGACGTCCAGGTGCACCGGTCCGCTCGGCAGCGACAGCGTCCAGCGACCGTTGTGGGTCGTGGTGACGGGTTGGCCGTCCGGATGCAGCCTGATCACCGCCCCGGACAACGGGGTCCCGTCCGCGGCCAGCACCCGCCCCTGGACCTGCCGCAACCCGCCGCCCCTCAGGTTCAACGGCCGGCGTACCGGCGGGGCGACAGCACGGTGCAACGGCAGCCGCACCGGCACGGTGATCATGAACGCCGGCGCCGGCGGAAGCCCGAGTGATCGCCACAGCTCGGGATCGGGTTGTCCGGCCAGCAGCTCCCAGGACCGTTCGACCAGTGCCTGCACCATCAGCGCCGCCGCGGCATCGGCGGCGGCGGCGTGGTCGGGCCCGTGCGCCAGCACCAGCACATGGGCGTCCACCCGGGCGGCGACCGGATCGGAGTTGTGCACGCCGGCGACCAACCGAACGGTGGACAGCTGGATGTAGCTGTCCGCCCGGTCGTCTGCCGGGCCGATCTGGCACGGCAGCCCCGACCGGTCCTGGACCCAGTCACGGATCGCCGAGAGCTCAGCCGCCAGGATCCCCTGGGCGGAAGGCGTCTGGCTACGGGTTGCCGCTGGCATATGCCCACACCTCGAACGGGGTCGCGTAGTAGATCCAGCCGAAGAAGCCGTGGACCGCGGATTTGCCGGGTGGTTGCAGTGCCGCCCTGCGGCGCACCCCGGTCGCCTTGAGGATCAGGCCCACCAGCAGGGTGAAGCCGCCCTGCACCAGGAAGGTGACGACATAGGAGAGGGCGAAGATCGGCAGGTAGGCGGGACCGAAGAGGCGGGCCTGCAGCAGGTGCATCCGCTCATGCTGACCGGCGCTGCCGAGGTTGACCGTGCCGAGCGTCTGCAACACGTTGTTGCCGAAGCCGGTGGTCGAACGCGGCGCGAAGCTGACCCAGCCCTGGCCGCGGGTCTGCGCCGCCGAGGGCCGGCCGAAGATCGCGTAGAGCGGCAACCCGATCAGGGTGCCGAGGAGCGTGTTCGGCAGGCTCCAGGTGCAGTCGAGGAGCAGCAGTAACCATCCGCGCGGGCTGTGCAGGTCATACGCCTTCAGGACGAGTGCCACCGCGATGTACACGGCCAGCAGCACCCCGCAGATGATGGCGATGATCAGTAGGGTCATGATCTTCACTTCGCCGTCTGCTTGAGCGTCGGCCGGGTGGTGTCCCTGAAGCAGAACGGCGGCTTGATCGCCTTGTGCGCCGTCAGGGCGACGCTGCTCCCCGGGTCCACCGGTGTTCCGGCAGCAATGCTCTGGGTGAGGATCCTCGGGCCGCAGATCGGCGGATCCACCAGGTTGATCAACAAGGTGAGGCCCTGTTGCTGAGCCAGGCGCTGCGCCTGGCTCACGCTCAGGCCGACGAAGTCCGGCATGGCCACCTTGTCGGAGGCCACCTTGGCCGTCTCCGTCGACGAGGCCATGCCCTTGGCCCCGCGCTTGGTGACCGCTGTCACGGTGACCCGCAGGGTGCGCCCCACCTCAGCGTCGGTGGCGACAAAGGTGGACTTGGTGGCGCCGGCGACGGGTGCACAGACGCCGACGGCGGTGCAGGACTCCCACTGAAACGTGAACCTGTCGATGGTGGAGTCCCATTCACCCTCGTCGGCGGTCAGCTGCTTCCCGACCTGGGGAGTCCCATTCACCACCGGCGCGGAGATGACCTTGGGCGTCGGGTCGGTCCGGAGCAGGAAGAACCAGACGGCCGCGCCGATGACCAGCAGCACAACCACAGCGATGATGATCAGCAGCCAGGGGAACTTCTTCGGCTCGACCGGGGCAGGCACGGTGAAGGAGACCGACTGGCCGGAGACCATCTCGGTGTTGTCCTCGGCGACCACCTCGAGTCGCAGGGTGCGCTTGCCCTCCGGAGCGGTGTCCGGGACCCGCACCAGCACGTCCGCGGTGAGGGTGCCGCCGATATTCAGTGGTACCTCGGTCTCGCCCGTCACCGACAGCCAGGAATCCTCGGCGCCGTCGCCGCCCTTGGGCACCAGTCGCGCACGTACCGGCCGACCCATCAGGTTGGTCACGGTGAAAGTCGTTCTGCCGGTCCGGTCAGCCGCCAGCGTGAGCTCGGGCGGCGCTTTCACCGAGAACGGCGTCGGCGCCCCGGGTGGGGGAACCGGAGCTCCACCCCCGCCGGCGGGACCTATGGTCATACTGGCAAAGAGTTTCCACGCCCGGCCCTGATACACGACCGGCAACTGCCACCCCATCACCCAATTGCTCAGTTGCTCACTACCGCGAGCACGATGATGCCGACCACCAGCAGGCCGATCAGGGCGAACAGTGACAGCAGCACGATCAGCGCGATCCTGAGCCAGTGGTACTTGCGTCGGGGTCTCACCGGCACCACGGACGGCGCACCTACGGAGAACGCGACCGACTGCCCGACTACCGTCTCCGTGTCGTCCTCGGCCACGACCTCGAGGATCAGCAGGTGCTGGCCCGCCGGGGCTGTCGGGGGGACCACCACCCGCACGTCGGCGGTGATGGTGCTGCCGACGCTCATCGGGATCTCCGCTCCGCCGACCACGGCGAAGGAGAAGGTCTCGGCTCCACGATCCCCGCGCGGCATCAACCTGGCCCGAACCGGACGGCCGGTGAGGTTGGTGACCGTGAAGGTGGTCGTGCCGGTGCGGTCGGGTGCCAGCTTCAGCTCGGCCGGAGCCGTGACAGTGAACGGCACAGCGCCAGCCGGCGTGCCTGGGCCAGCTGGCGGCTCTGTCGTCATGACTGAAGGAGGGCGGCTTCGCTCTGGTGATACCTCACCGGTGCGGGTATCTGACTTGGCGGCCGGCGCCTCTTTCTGGCGAGCACGAATCTCACCAAGGAGCACGTCATGAACCTCAAGACCATCCAGACCATCATCGGCGGCATCTTCGGCATCGCAGCCGGTGTGGCCGGCGTGGTCATCGGCATCATGAAGTCCGAGGCCGCCTACATCGTGATCGGTGTGGCGTTCCTCGCCGCCACCGGCTATGCGCTGTTGGCCGGACTGTCGGCCAGCCCACGCGGGTCGCTGCCGCCCAACCCGAAGGTCGGGGCGAAGTTCATGGGGCTCTCCGACCGTCAGCTGCTGATCGTGGGCGCCATCCTGCTGGTCGGCTTCGTCGTCGGCGGCATCCTGCTCGCTCTCTGAGCCTCACGCTCGCCGGGCGATGGTCTGCACCGCGGCGTCCCGGATGCCGGCCGGCGACATGCCGTAGCGGTCCAGCAGGTAGGACGCGGACCCGGTCGGGGCGAACTCGGGGACGCCCAGGATCTTGACCGGCACCGGGCACCGGTCCACCACCGTCTCGGCGACGGCGCTGCCCAGCCCCCCGCTGATGGTCGATTCCTCGGCGGTGACGATGGCACCGGTCTCTGCTGCGGCTGCGACCACTGCCTCGACATCCAGCGGCTTGACCGTCGGGATCGAGAGCACCCTGGCGGAGACACCTTCCGCCGCCAACAGGTGGGCTGCGGCCAAGGTGCGGGAAATGACCGTCCCGTTGGAGATCAGGGTGACGTCGTCGCCGTCGCGTAGCGTGACCGCACGGCCCGGGCGGAACCGGTAGTCGTCGGGGTTGATCTTGGGTACGGCCATCCTGCTGACCCGGATGTAGACCGGCCCCTGGTGCTCGGCGGCCCACCGGATCGCGGCCACGGTCTCGATCGGGTCGGCAGGCACGATGATGATCATGTTGTCGATCGCCCGTAGCCAGGCGATGTCCTCGATCGAGTGGTGAGTCGGGCCGAGGTCGCCGTAGGCCATCCCCGGGCTCATCCCGCACAGCTTGATGTTGTAGTTGGA is a window from the Microlunatus panaciterrae genome containing:
- a CDS encoding phage tail protein, with product MAESAVGTWVDPFPAFNFKIMIGGEAVAHFTECSAPVVDVGTAEYREAGQSQLVHQIPTITTYHDISLRYGLTSSTVMWDWFSATVRGAVERKGVSIVLLDSAGSQPVLQWDLVGAFPKRWIGAVLRATAREVAVEEIVLAYESLGRAA
- a CDS encoding GPW/gp25 family protein — its product is MNVLSGLRFAHPDFDQTTGVGLVCNAVGRLERVENAALLRQSLLILLSTFPGERVMRPDYGCELLALAFAPNDDTTAGLAIHYVRQAVERFEPRVRILNIDAARAPDEPHRLDVVLDYQPRLGGGVDSLSVGLLLDSGSEEV
- a CDS encoding phage tail sheath family protein, translating into MPIYRTPGVYVEEVPSKAHPIESTGTSTPAFIGTGGKPDAPSGPVAITNWSQFANTFLGEGPMTPLAHAVNGFFLNGGSRCYILDIGPSGTLTGTAERPGLAVLEAIEEVAIVAAPGFTDPADYDALMTHCELMRDRLAILDPKQGIKDLMSLTRVAGVEVPDSDATPAADAGEGGGQHPPRRSGEPDADAPRPSLYSARYYPWLVVMDLNTGKPVLAPPSGHMAGVWARTDSLRGVHKAPANEVLRGVVGVERRVTPAEQGELNSAGVNVIRFFDRLGIRPWGARTGAGPSAPEWRYLPVRRLFCMVEESIAQGTSWIVFEPNDRLLWNLVKADVSAFLTRLWRDGALMGRTPAEAFYVKCDEETNPPEEIDAGRLTVEIGMAPVKPAEFIVFQVCQFSGGTITEEGSSRG
- a CDS encoding carboxypeptidase-like regulatory domain-containing protein; this encodes MPAATRSQTPSAQGILAAELSAIRDWVQDRSGLPCQIGPADDRADSYIQLSTVRLVAGVHNSDPVAARVDAHVLVLAHGPDHAAAADAAAALMVQALVERSWELLAGQPDPELWRSLGLPPAPAFMITVPVRLPLHRAVAPPVRRPLNLRGGGLRQVQGRVLAADGTPLSGAVIRLHPDGQPVTTTHNGRWTLSLPSGPVHLDVTAKGLSARHDLAEQSGADRQDVDIVIDVLGAADHQAEPADQDTPAHPETPADQERGN
- a CDS encoding phage baseplate assembly protein V, with the protein product MSAVSSGGTAVLSVPKVTVEVDGHELPVPTAAALGPVRVRYEVSTPSVCEVDLAAPSGSLQLTHGQALTLRLEGASRELFEGEVVAIRHHLGPDGTHRVVLRGFDRSHRLRQNAPIRTMTDLTVADLVQAVAGDYGLGVDAETPGPRLPRVIQQGQSDLDLVSRLVAEAGLWWQLDQDQDQLRLSSWRPSGDLRRLTWGEDLLEVTVASDATAATDSVRALGWDPVERAVWDVTATGAQGGASVAAQLDRLGGSGERVQAGRIWASTDQAEGSARAELEARARAAVTLRAVVRGDAEWRPGDLLQIEGVDTDLAGPHQITMVEHLVDAVSGYVCILAAEDPPTPAVPTQSRSATVLALAEVVDVEDPDLAGRVRVRLPALDGMETEWLPVMALGAGRDKGLLCQPDNGDTVVLLQPADDPGRGVVLGGLFAGTLPAEAAGVSERAVRRFSFATPDGQRMLLNRDGDAVVISNAAGSRIEMTADAVLLHSEANLTVEAPGRRLLFRAQTIDFERG
- a CDS encoding transketolase C-terminal domain-containing protein yields the protein MIDALTTLRPTEEQPLFDCRDAYVEVLADLARNDQRIVAVVNDSVGSSKLVDFERAFPDRLVNVGIAEQAMVGVAAGLANGGRIPFVSAAACFLTARALEQIKVDAGYSNYNIKLCGMSPGMAYGDLGPTHHSIEDIAWLRAIDNMIIIVPADPIETVAAIRWAAEHQGPVYIRVSRMAVPKINPDDYRFRPGRAVTLRDGDDVTLISNGTVISRTLAAAHLLAAEGVSARVLSIPTVKPLDVEAVVAAAAETGAIVTAEESTISGGLGSAVAETVVDRCPVPVKILGVPEFAPTGSASYLLDRYGMSPAGIRDAAVQTIARRA
- a CDS encoding PASTA domain-containing protein; the protein is MTNLMGRPVRARLVPKGGDGAEDSWLSVTGETEVPLNIGGTLTADVLVRVPDTAPEGKRTLRLEVVAEDNTEMVSGQSVSFTVPAPVEPKKFPWLLIIIAVVVLLVIGAAVWFFLLRTDPTPKVISAPVVNGTPQVGKQLTADEGEWDSTIDRFTFQWESCTAVGVCAPVAGATKSTFVATDAEVGRTLRVTVTAVTKRGAKGMASSTETAKVASDKVAMPDFVGLSVSQAQRLAQQQGLTLLINLVDPPICGPRILTQSIAAGTPVDPGSSVALTAHKAIKPPFCFRDTTRPTLKQTAK